In a genomic window of Tripterygium wilfordii isolate XIE 37 chromosome 8, ASM1340144v1, whole genome shotgun sequence:
- the LOC120003346 gene encoding ribosome biogenesis protein BOP1 homolog: MKEKNNNKSNANEDLKTNEVPKTEGKNTNLFREESQEGELLPLSDEQISQLMQSQPPSEHESEAGESDDESEDYESLRQSDDGESESSEDDEDSAEIDSDLGQEDEPVDGAIESDSSEDEVAPRNTVGEVPLEFYQDEKHIGYDISGKKITKKERENKLDSLLASVDDSKNWRKIYDDYNDEEVEMTKEEMKIVRRLLEGKAPHADFDPHASYVDWFKWDDAKHPLSNAPEPKRRFIPSRWEAKKVVALVRAIREGRIKFDKPKEEPPVYLMWGDDSSSAEKSGHLTYFPAPKPKLPGHEESYNPSPEYIPTEEEINSYQLMYEEDRPKFIPKRFTSLRSIPAYENTIKESFERCLDLYLCPRVRKKRINIDPESLKPKLPSRKDLKPYPVACYLEYRGHKGAVLSVSTDSSGQWIASGSTDGTVRVWEVETGRCRRVWEIGETVNYVAWNPLPERPILAVSVGHDVILLNTGFGNEEEQKQVKELLHVDIDAAPLDSDKMASTVNWMQDDKHEGIRLRHFKTVSKVEWHRRGDYLSSVMPAGDSKAILIHQLSKKFSQRIPFRLHGLPVSSVFHPSRSFIFVATKKNVRVYDLFKQKLIKKLETGLQEVSSIAIHPGGDNVIVGSKEGKLCWFDMDLSSQPYRILKCHPKDITSVAFHRSYPLFASSSDDCTAYVFHGMVYSDLNQNPLIVPLEILRGHNSSNGRGVMDCKFHPRQPWLFTAGADSLIRLYCH, from the exons ATGAAggagaagaataataataagagCAATGCGAACGAGGACTTGAAGACCAATGAAGTTCCGAAAACAGAAGGCAAGAACACAAATTTGTTCAGAGAAGAAAGTCAAGAAGGAGAACTACTACCCTTGTCGGACGAGCAGATTTCGCAGCTCATGCAAAGCCAGCCCCCGTCCGAGCACGAG TCAGAAGCTGGAGAGAGTGATGATGAATCTGAGGATTATGAATCCTTGAGGCAGTCAGATGATGGAGAAAGCGAATCCTCTGAAGATGATGAG GATTCTGCAGAGATAGACAGTGATCTTGGTCAAGAAGATGAACCTGTGGATGGGGCTATAGAGAGTGACTCCTCCGAAGATGAG GTTGCTCCTCGAAATACTGTTGGGGAGGTTCCCTTGGAGTTTTATCAAGACGAGAAACATATTGGATATGATATATCCGGGAAAAAGAtcaccaaaaaagaaagagaaaacaagCTAGATTCATTGCTCGCCAGTGTTGATGACTCGAAAAATTG GCGCAAGATTTATGATGATTACAATGATGAAGAGGTGGAGATGACCAAAGAAGAGATGAAAATTGTGCGTAGACTGCTGGAAGGAAAGGCACCCCATGCTGACTTTGATCCACATGCG TCTTATGTTGATTGGTTTAAATGGGATGATGCTAAGCATCCATTATCCAATGCCCCAGAACCAAAGAGACGGTTCATTCCTTCGAGATGGGAAGCTAAAAAG GTTGTTGCTTTAGTTAGGGCAATTCGTGAAGGACGAATAAAATTTGACAAGCCAAAAGAAGAGCCACCTGTATATCTTATGTGGGGAGATGATTCCAGCTCAGCTGAAAAGTCTGGGCACTTAACTTATTTTCCTGCTCCAAAACCAAAACTGCCTG gtCATGAGGAGTCATACAATCCTTCTCCAGAATACATCCCAACAGAAGAAGAGATTAATTCATACCAGCTTATGTATGAGGAGGATCGCCCTAAATTTATTCCTAAAAG gtTTACATCTTTGAGAAGCATCCCAGCATATGAGAATACTATTAAGGAATCTTTTGAACGCTGTTTGGATCTATATTTGTGCCCTAGAGTTCGAAAAAAACGA ATTAATATTGATCCTGAATCTTTAAAACCCAAGCTACCAAGTCGAAAAGATCTTAAGCCTTACCCTGTAGCATGCTATCTTGAGTATAGAGGTCATAAGGGTGCAGTTTTGTCAGTCTCTACTGATTCCTCAGGACAATGGATTGCTTCAG GTTCGACTGATGGAACCGTGCGTGTTTGGGAGGTTGAGACTGGTAGATGTCGTAGGGTCTGGGAAATTGGTGAAACTGTCAACTATGTAGCTTGGAATCCTCTGCCCGAACGTCCTATCTTGGCAGTATCTGT GGGACACGATGTAATACTTTTGAACACTGGATTTGGAAATGAAGAAGAGCAGAAACAAGTTAAGGAACTTCTGCATGTTGACATTGATGCAGCACCACTTGACTCAG ACAAGATGGCATCAACTGTGAACTGGATGCAAGATGATAAGCATGAGGGAATTAGATTAAGGCATTTCaag ACTGTATCCAAGGTAGAATGGCATCGTAGAGGAGACTATTTATCTTCAGTGATGCCAGCTG GCGATTCAAAAGCAATTCTTATACACCAGCTGTCTAAGAAGTTTAGTCAAAGAATTCCATTCAGGCTGCATGGACTTCCAGTATCGTCAGTTTTTCATCCTTCTCGTTCTTTCATCTTTGTTGCCACAAAGAAGAACGTGCGTGTTTATGATCTCTTTAAGCAAAAGTTGATTAAAAAGCTTGAGACTGGACTCCAAGAAGTCTCGTCCATTGCAATTCATCCTGGTG GTGATAATGTAATTGTGGGAAGCAAAGAGGGAAAATTATGTTGGTTTGACATGGACCTTTCATCTCAACCTTACCGAATTCTCAA GTGTCATCCAAAGGACATAACAAGCGTGGCCTTCCATCGCTCTTATCCACTTTTTGCGTCATCTTCTGATGACTGCACCGCCTATGTTTTCCATGGGATGGTTTACTCAGATCTTAATCAGAATCCTCTTATTGTACCGCTGGAAATTCTACGAGGGCATAATAGCTCAAATGGAAGAG GTGTTATGGACTGTAAGTTCCACCCTAGGCAGCCATGGTTATTCACCGCAGGTGCTGATTCATTAATCAGACTCTACTGTCATTAA